From the genome of Fusobacterium varium, one region includes:
- a CDS encoding ribonuclease M5: protein MKKSIKEIIVVEGRDDISAVKAAVDAEVIQVNGFAVRKQGTIEKIRVAEQNRGIIILTDPDHAGEEIRKYIHKFFPEAKDAYIRRIEGTKDGDIGVENASPEAIINALEKARCSTLEVKDRIFTMDYLMDCGLIGSGDASIKREKVGGKLGIGYSNGKQFLSRLNRYGISKEEFEEALKSI from the coding sequence ATGAAAAAAAGTATAAAAGAGATAATAGTTGTAGAGGGAAGAGATGACATATCAGCAGTAAAAGCTGCTGTTGATGCTGAAGTAATACAAGTAAACGGATTTGCAGTGAGAAAACAGGGAACCATTGAAAAAATAAGAGTGGCAGAACAAAATCGTGGAATAATAATTCTTACTGATCCAGATCATGCTGGAGAAGAAATTAGGAAATATATACATAAATTTTTTCCAGAAGCAAAAGATGCATATATTAGAAGAATAGAAGGAACAAAAGATGGCGATATAGGAGTTGAGAATGCTTCCCCAGAAGCTATTATAAATGCATTAGAGAAAGCCAGATGTAGTACACTAGAAGTGAAAGATAGAATTTTTACAATGGATTATTTAATGGATTGTGGATTGATAGGAAGTGGAGATGCAAGTATAAAGAGAGAAAAAGTTGGTGGAAAATTGGGAATAGGATATTCTAATGGAAAACAATTTCTATCGAGATTAAATAGATATGGAATATCTAAAGAAGAATTTGAAGAGGCCTTAAAAAGTATTTAA
- a CDS encoding conserved hypothetical integral membrane protein, translating to MRNEFLWAIMLLVNFLAIIFAYSRFGKIGLYIWIPISTILANIQVVMLVDLFGFGTTLGNILYAGGFLVTDILAENYGKEHAKKAVKIGFFP from the coding sequence ATGAGAAATGAATTTTTATGGGCAATAATGCTGTTAGTAAACTTTTTAGCAATAATATTTGCTTATTCCAGATTTGGAAAAATAGGATTATATATATGGATACCAATATCAACTATACTAGCTAATATACAAGTAGTCATGCTGGTTGACTTATTTGGATTTGGAACTACTTTGGGAAATATACTTTATGCTGGAGGTTTTTTAGTAACTGATATACTTGCAGAAAACTATGGGAAAGAGCATGCTAAAAAAGCTGTGAAAATAGGATTTTTTCCTTAA
- a CDS encoding conserved hypothetical integral membrane protein, with protein sequence MTLIMQIAVAFTPSNVEEGLITFSGVKRIFDFMPRIAIASLVSYWISQSHDIWAYEMWKKKFSERKHIWIRNNMSTMISQLIDNSIFTLIAFWGVYPREVLLEIFVTTYCMKFIVAVFDTPFVYIANHLKITGRIKETEL encoded by the coding sequence ATGACATTAATAATGCAGATAGCTGTAGCTTTTACTCCTTCAAATGTAGAAGAAGGACTGATTACTTTTAGTGGAGTAAAAAGAATATTTGATTTTATGCCAAGGATAGCAATAGCTTCTCTTGTTTCTTACTGGATATCTCAAAGCCATGATATATGGGCATATGAAATGTGGAAAAAGAAATTTAGTGAAAGAAAACATATTTGGATTAGGAATAATATGAGTACTATGATAAGCCAACTTATAGATAATAGTATTTTTACATTGATAGCTTTTTGGGGTGTTTATCCTAGAGAAGTATTGTTAGAAATATTTGTTACTACTTACTGTATGAAATTTATAGTAGCAGTTTTTGATACACCATTTGTATATATTGCCAACCATTTAAAAATAACTGGAAGAATAAAGGAAACAGAATTATAA
- the ftsW gene encoding Cell division protein FtsW: protein MANISADNKNIYHKINVLKKGQKEKEERKRKKRRNITMIGCILILIILSILNMLSASFYTIYTRGIGIFTNHLVYMIVSFITLIITGNINYKKYNKNGFNLFLLIITIILFSFILIGARVFPSVVPRINGAIGWIRLFGFSLQPAELLKVPFIILIAHILERCEKDGVKNLAIVLSVMPIMVLFGFFIIFQDDLGTMIHYIAILLFMLFMSKIDTKWIVSTITAGIVGISGICLYVHHLGDVSDKGYKMRRIGSFLNGLLHNEYDNAIGYQVGQSLLAFGSGGILGKGYANGVQKYSYLPEIRTDFILASYGEELGFIGMFIIMIFFFLIFNLIKRTAMECKSYFGKYLAIGIGGYLITQVLINIYVALGMLPVFGIPMPIFSYGGTSLITIFSAFGIIGNINSEE from the coding sequence ATGGCTAATATAAGTGCAGATAATAAAAATATATATCATAAAATAAATGTTCTCAAGAAAGGGCAAAAAGAAAAAGAGGAGAGAAAAAGAAAAAAAAGAAGAAATATAACAATGATAGGGTGTATCCTTATTTTGATTATATTGAGTATTCTAAATATGCTAAGTGCTAGTTTTTATACTATTTATACAAGAGGTATAGGAATATTTACTAATCATCTTGTATATATGATTGTCAGTTTTATTACTTTAATAATTACAGGAAATATAAACTATAAGAAATACAATAAAAATGGTTTTAATTTATTTCTCCTGATAATAACAATAATTTTATTCAGTTTTATATTGATAGGGGCAAGAGTGTTTCCTAGTGTAGTTCCTAGAATAAATGGTGCTATTGGCTGGATACGTTTATTTGGATTTAGTTTGCAGCCAGCAGAATTATTAAAAGTTCCTTTTATAATTTTGATTGCTCATATTTTAGAAAGATGTGAAAAAGATGGTGTTAAAAATCTTGCAATAGTTTTGTCTGTCATGCCTATAATGGTTTTATTTGGATTTTTTATAATATTTCAAGATGATTTAGGAACAATGATACATTACATAGCTATACTACTTTTTATGCTGTTCATGTCAAAAATAGATACAAAGTGGATAGTTTCTACTATAACAGCAGGTATAGTAGGGATATCAGGAATATGTCTATATGTCCATCACTTAGGAGATGTTTCAGATAAAGGGTATAAAATGAGAAGAATAGGGAGTTTTTTAAATGGGCTTCTTCATAATGAGTATGATAATGCTATTGGATATCAAGTAGGACAATCTCTTCTAGCTTTTGGAAGTGGAGGAATTTTGGGAAAAGGATATGCAAATGGAGTGCAAAAATATAGCTATCTTCCAGAAATTAGAACAGATTTTATTTTAGCTTCATATGGAGAAGAGCTTGGTTTCATTGGAATGTTTATTATAATGATATTTTTCTTTTTAATATTTAATCTTATAAAAAGAACTGCCATGGAGTGCAAAAGTTACTTTGGAAAATATTTGGCAATAGGAATAGGAGGGTATCTTATAACTCAAGTATTGATAAATATATATGTTGCACTTGGAATGCTTCCAGTGTTTGGAATACCTATGCCTATATTTAGTTATGGGGGGACTTCCCTTATAACCATATTTTCAGCCTTTGGAATAATAGGAAATATAAATTCAGAAGAATAA
- the xynZ gene encoding Endo-1,4-beta-xylanase Z precursor, whose amino-acid sequence MMVLKFFLLWVMIILGIFYIITYPYKSKLARKLKRVNSFEEVEFIKNSDENYSDISQEEINEYVILEERKIKSSFVNEEMKYTIITPKNNTKDNIPCLFLLHGLRDENKDWLEKGKLLENYISLLKKGEINPMIFVLAASGREGQSWYSNFATEKNCQYEDYMIGELVPEIKTRLPKSPLGIAGFSMGGYAAFKLGLKYIDIFKVIGSFSGAINLIRMSVNRRVIRLFQFIYIPKFFLIMLIKTVCKGFWFMGI is encoded by the coding sequence ATGATGGTATTGAAATTTTTTTTACTCTGGGTAATGATTATACTTGGAATATTCTATATAATAACTTATCCATATAAATCAAAGCTTGCCAGAAAATTGAAGAGGGTTAATAGTTTTGAAGAAGTTGAGTTTATAAAAAATTCAGATGAAAATTATTCTGATATATCACAAGAAGAAATTAATGAGTACGTAATTTTAGAAGAGAGAAAAATTAAAAGTTCTTTTGTGAATGAAGAAATGAAATATACTATTATTACTCCTAAAAATAATACAAAAGATAATATTCCTTGTCTTTTTCTTCTTCATGGATTGAGAGATGAAAATAAAGATTGGTTGGAAAAAGGAAAATTATTAGAGAATTATATTTCCCTATTGAAAAAAGGAGAGATAAATCCTATGATATTTGTCTTGGCAGCTTCTGGAAGAGAAGGACAAAGTTGGTATTCCAATTTTGCCACAGAAAAAAACTGTCAGTATGAGGACTATATGATAGGAGAGCTTGTTCCAGAGATAAAAACAAGGCTTCCAAAATCACCTTTAGGAATAGCTGGGTTTTCTATGGGAGGATATGCAGCCTTTAAACTTGGGCTTAAGTATATAGATATATTTAAAGTTATTGGAAGTTTTTCAGGGGCAATAAACCTTATAAGAATGAGTGTTAATAGAAGAGTTATAAGGTTATTTCAATTTATTTATATTCCTAAATTTTTTTTAATAATGTTGATAAAAACAGTTTGTAAAGGTTTTTGGTTCATGGGGATATAA
- the asnS gene encoding Asparagine--tRNA ligase, with amino-acid sequence MEKVTVKSLYRDKEKFIDQEVEISGWIKKIRVQKNFGFIEINDGSFFKGIQIVFDAKLNNFDEISRLSIISSIRVNGKLVKSQGAGQDIEIVADSIEIYQKADLDYPLQNKRHTFEYLRTKAHLRPRTNTFSAVFRVRSVIAYAIHKFFQENGFVYVHTPIITGSDAEGAGEMFRVTTLDLNDLPKGEDGKVDSSKDFFGKETNLTVSGQLSGETYCAAFRNIYTFGPTFRAEYSNTARHASEFWMIEPEIAFADLEANMELAEAMVKYIIKYVLEQCPEEMEFFNQFIEKGLFDKLNNVLNSEFGRLTYTEAIEILEKSGKKFDYPVKWGIDLQSEHERYLAEEYFKKPVFLTDYPKDIKAFYMKLNEDGKTVRAMDLLAPGIGEIIGGSQREDNLEILEGRINELGMNIEDYGFYLDLRKYGSFPHSGYGLGFERIIMYITGMTNIRDVIPFPRTPNNAEF; translated from the coding sequence ATGGAAAAAGTAACAGTAAAATCTCTATACAGAGATAAAGAAAAATTTATTGATCAAGAAGTAGAAATATCAGGTTGGATAAAAAAAATCAGGGTTCAAAAGAATTTTGGATTTATAGAAATTAATGATGGATCATTTTTCAAAGGAATCCAAATAGTATTTGATGCAAAGCTAAATAACTTTGATGAAATCTCACGTTTATCTATAATATCTTCAATCAGAGTAAATGGAAAACTAGTAAAATCTCAAGGAGCTGGACAAGATATTGAAATAGTAGCAGATAGTATAGAAATATATCAAAAAGCTGATTTAGATTATCCTTTACAAAATAAAAGACATACTTTTGAATATTTGAGAACAAAAGCTCATTTAAGACCTAGAACAAATACATTTTCAGCTGTATTCAGAGTAAGATCGGTTATAGCTTATGCTATTCATAAATTTTTTCAAGAAAATGGATTTGTATATGTGCATACTCCAATAATAACTGGTTCTGATGCTGAAGGTGCTGGAGAAATGTTCAGAGTAACTACTTTAGATTTAAATGATTTACCTAAAGGTGAAGATGGAAAAGTAGATTCTTCTAAAGATTTTTTTGGAAAAGAAACTAACCTAACTGTAAGTGGGCAGCTAAGTGGAGAAACTTATTGTGCTGCTTTTAGAAATATATATACATTTGGACCAACATTCAGAGCTGAATATTCTAATACAGCAAGACATGCTTCAGAATTCTGGATGATAGAACCAGAAATAGCTTTTGCTGATCTTGAAGCTAATATGGAACTTGCTGAAGCTATGGTAAAATATATAATTAAATACGTTTTGGAGCAATGTCCAGAAGAAATGGAGTTCTTTAATCAATTTATTGAGAAAGGATTATTTGATAAACTTAACAATGTATTAAATAGTGAGTTTGGAAGACTTACATATACAGAAGCTATAGAAATACTTGAAAAATCAGGAAAGAAATTTGATTATCCAGTAAAATGGGGAATTGATCTTCAAAGTGAACATGAAAGATATTTAGCAGAGGAATATTTTAAAAAGCCAGTTTTCCTTACTGATTATCCAAAAGATATAAAAGCATTTTATATGAAGCTGAATGAAGATGGAAAAACTGTAAGAGCTATGGATTTATTAGCTCCTGGAATTGGAGAAATTATTGGTGGTTCTCAAAGAGAAGACAATCTTGAAATTCTTGAAGGAAGAATAAATGAATTAGGAATGAATATAGAGGACTATGGATTTTATTTAGACTTAAGAAAATATGGAAGTTTTCCACATTCAGGATATGGATTGGGATTTGAAAGAATAATTATGTATATAACAGGAATGACAAATATTCGTGACGTAATTCCATTCCCAAGAACACCTAATAATGCAGAATTTTAA